The Candidatus Kryptobacter tengchongensis genome contains a region encoding:
- a CDS encoding 1-deoxy-D-xylulose-5-phosphate synthase produces MSSKYPLAETNYKILPSINSPDDLKRLNIHELETLAGEIREFIIDTISKTGGHLGASLGVVELTLAVHYVFNAPKDKIIWDTGHQGYVHKIITGRRDVFHTIRQFRGISGFLKRSESIYDVFGAGHASTSISAALGIATARDFDGADYKVVAIIGDGAMTAGLAYEAMNNAGMMRKNLIVILNDNNMSISPNVWAVSKYFTDLIASAHYNKLKSFIWDLTGQLDGMGDRIRKLAARVEGGVKAIITPGMLFEALGFRYFGPVNGHNIAKLIKILNEIKNLNGPILVHVITQKGKGYKPAEEDEQKYHGVTPFDKITGKMYKSDKPQPPSYTKVFGEAVVQLAKRNNKIVGITAAMPEGTGLNILAKEIPERFFDVGIAEQHAVTFAAGLATEGYIPICAIYSTFLQRAFDQIIHDVALQHLHVIFAIDRAGLVGADGPTHHGAFDLSYLRLIPGMVIMAPKDESELRDMLYTATIYNKGPVAIRYPRGNGVGVPLKDDFDLIEIGKSEILKEGRDIAILAIGNMVYPALKSAEILQRYGIDAMVVNMRFVKPLDEKLLDMIFEKFNKVVTVEENTIRGGFGSAVLEYAASKGVVNVKFLIHGIPDEFIEHGTQPELWQMLKLDANGIAEKILETFEFDKVLIPQKTHS; encoded by the coding sequence ATGAGTTCAAAATATCCCTTAGCCGAGACAAATTATAAAATCTTACCGAGCATAAATTCTCCAGATGATTTAAAACGACTCAATATCCATGAGCTTGAAACCCTTGCTGGCGAAATAAGAGAATTTATAATTGACACGATTTCAAAAACTGGTGGACATTTAGGAGCAAGCTTAGGTGTTGTTGAATTAACTCTTGCGGTGCATTATGTATTCAACGCCCCAAAAGATAAGATAATTTGGGATACGGGACATCAAGGTTATGTGCATAAAATCATCACTGGAAGAAGGGATGTTTTCCATACAATAAGACAGTTCAGAGGGATAAGTGGATTTTTGAAGAGAAGTGAAAGCATTTATGATGTCTTTGGGGCAGGACATGCTTCAACTTCAATTTCAGCAGCGCTTGGAATAGCAACAGCAAGAGATTTTGACGGTGCTGACTACAAGGTTGTGGCGATAATTGGCGACGGCGCGATGACAGCTGGGCTTGCCTATGAGGCGATGAACAACGCTGGGATGATGAGAAAAAACTTGATTGTGATCTTAAATGATAACAACATGTCAATTTCACCAAATGTATGGGCTGTATCAAAATATTTTACAGACTTGATTGCAAGTGCACACTACAACAAACTCAAATCCTTTATCTGGGACTTAACGGGGCAACTTGACGGGATGGGAGACAGAATAAGAAAACTTGCTGCAAGGGTTGAGGGCGGGGTAAAAGCAATTATAACACCAGGGATGCTCTTTGAAGCGCTCGGGTTTAGATACTTTGGTCCTGTGAACGGACACAACATTGCGAAACTTATAAAAATTTTAAATGAGATAAAAAATCTCAATGGACCGATACTTGTTCATGTTATAACTCAAAAAGGCAAAGGTTACAAACCTGCTGAAGAAGATGAACAAAAGTATCACGGGGTAACTCCGTTTGATAAAATCACAGGGAAGATGTATAAAAGCGACAAGCCTCAACCACCAAGTTACACAAAGGTTTTCGGTGAAGCTGTAGTCCAACTCGCAAAGAGAAACAATAAGATCGTCGGAATAACAGCAGCGATGCCGGAAGGAACGGGACTTAACATTTTAGCAAAAGAAATTCCTGAGAGATTTTTTGATGTCGGTATAGCAGAACAGCACGCTGTGACATTTGCAGCAGGACTTGCAACTGAGGGATACATTCCAATATGCGCTATCTATTCAACATTTTTACAAAGAGCTTTTGATCAGATTATTCATGATGTCGCACTTCAACACTTACATGTTATTTTCGCAATTGATAGAGCTGGACTCGTTGGAGCCGATGGACCCACGCATCACGGCGCCTTTGACTTAAGTTACTTACGCCTTATCCCTGGCATGGTGATAATGGCACCAAAAGATGAAAGCGAGCTAAGAGATATGCTCTATACTGCGACGATTTACAATAAAGGACCCGTAGCAATAAGATACCCACGTGGTAATGGTGTTGGTGTTCCACTTAAAGATGATTTTGATTTAATTGAGATTGGAAAAAGCGAGATTTTAAAAGAGGGACGCGATATAGCGATACTCGCAATTGGAAATATGGTTTATCCAGCATTAAAATCCGCTGAAATACTTCAAAGATACGGGATAGATGCAATGGTTGTAAATATGAGATTTGTTAAGCCACTTGACGAAAAACTTCTTGATATGATTTTTGAAAAATTTAATAAGGTTGTAACTGTTGAGGAAAACACAATTCGTGGTGGATTTGGAAGTGCAGTGCTTGAATATGCAGCTTCAAAAGGGGTCGTAAATGTTAAATTTTTAATTCATGGGATACCAGATGAATTTATTGAGCATGGGACTCAACCCGAACTGTGGCAAATGCTCAAACTTGACGCCAACGGGATAGCCGAAAAAATCCTTGAAACATTTGAATTTGATAAAGTTTTAATTCCTCAAAAAACACACTCATAA
- a CDS encoding Exodeoxyribonuclease VII small subunit: MAKKNEITEISFENLTFEQALRELQNIVDKLETGQVTLEEAIEMYERGVKLSKYCIEKLTQAELRIRKIIKDESQGFTLIDFEDFNNKI, encoded by the coding sequence ATGGCGAAGAAAAATGAAATAACCGAGATCTCATTTGAAAACTTAACATTTGAACAAGCGCTGAGAGAGCTTCAGAACATAGTTGATAAACTTGAAACGGGACAAGTAACTCTTGAGGAGGCAATTGAAATGTATGAGCGTGGCGTTAAACTTTCAAAATATTGCATTGAAAAATTAACACAAGCGGAATTAAGAATAAGGAAAATAATAAAAGACGAATCCCAAGGATTTACACTCATTGACTTTGAAGATTTCAATAACAAAATTTAA
- a CDS encoding Exodeoxyribonuclease VII large subunit, with product MYNFYPLISKERILTVSELTYQIKKFVEPNFQDIWLQGEISNYKIHTSGHVYFTLKDENASINAAIWKRYADIYLKDYTYKDGDKVLVHGKIEIYEPRGEYKIIVDFIEPLGIGELQIKFEMLKQKLAAEGLFDAKYKKPIPEYPSRIGIVTSPTGAAIRDMINIISRRFPAVELILYPVKVQGEGAAEEIAQAIRDFNFYGKVDVIIVGRGGGSIEDLWAFNEEIVARAIFESKIPIISAVGHEIDYSISDFVADLRAPTPSAAAELVVKNRDDVIENIQNIWYTIHQLVTDKIKNAKKEVEHIVKSYAFNRPIDWIKQYTMRIDELTRALDIAMSHRFELIKHNFEQWHKRFESVNPELALKRGYAIVFKNGKIIHSKEELKIEDEFNIKLSDGIIKGVVKGYGEEK from the coding sequence ATGTATAATTTTTATCCCCTGATTTCAAAAGAAAGAATCCTTACGGTTTCAGAGTTGACCTATCAAATCAAAAAGTTCGTTGAGCCAAATTTTCAAGATATATGGCTTCAAGGTGAGATATCAAATTATAAGATTCACACATCGGGGCATGTTTACTTTACACTTAAAGATGAAAACGCCTCAATAAACGCAGCGATATGGAAAAGATACGCTGACATCTACTTAAAAGATTACACTTATAAAGATGGGGATAAAGTTCTGGTTCACGGTAAAATTGAAATATATGAGCCACGGGGTGAATACAAAATTATAGTTGATTTTATTGAACCACTTGGCATTGGTGAACTTCAGATAAAGTTTGAAATGCTCAAGCAAAAACTTGCAGCTGAAGGCTTGTTTGACGCAAAATATAAAAAGCCAATTCCAGAATATCCAAGCAGAATAGGTATTGTTACAAGCCCGACTGGTGCAGCTATAAGAGATATGATAAACATAATTTCGCGTCGTTTTCCGGCGGTTGAGTTAATCCTTTATCCTGTTAAAGTTCAAGGTGAGGGAGCAGCAGAAGAGATAGCTCAGGCAATTAGGGATTTTAATTTTTATGGCAAAGTTGATGTAATAATTGTTGGAAGGGGTGGTGGTTCAATTGAAGACTTGTGGGCTTTCAATGAAGAAATCGTCGCAAGGGCGATCTTTGAATCAAAGATTCCAATAATAAGTGCAGTCGGACATGAAATTGATTATAGTATAAGTGATTTTGTTGCAGATTTAAGAGCGCCAACCCCATCGGCTGCAGCTGAACTTGTGGTGAAAAATCGCGATGATGTTATTGAAAATATCCAAAATATTTGGTATACTATTCATCAACTGGTGACGGACAAGATAAAAAATGCGAAAAAAGAGGTTGAACACATAGTTAAAAGTTATGCTTTCAACCGACCGATTGATTGGATAAAACAATATACGATGAGAATTGACGAACTTACGCGAGCCCTTGATATTGCGATGTCGCATAGGTTTGAGTTAATAAAACATAACTTTGAACAGTGGCATAAAAGATTTGAATCTGTAAATCCAGAACTTGCCCTCAAACGTGGCTATGCAATCGTTTTCAAAAACGGAAAAATAATTCACAGTAAGGAAGAACTTAAAATAGAAGATGAATTCAATATAAAACTATCAGATGGAATAATAAAAGGGGTGGTAAAAGGCTATGGCGAAGAAAAATGA
- a CDS encoding pyruvate ferredoxin oxidoreductase beta subunit yields the protein MANLKELSQREIKFTAGHRACAGCLPAVALRQVTLSINYPCVVGFATGCMEVVSTIFPYTAWNIPYIHVAFENVAAVMSGVESAYKSLKKKGKINEEIKFIAFGGDGGTYDIGFQALSGMAERGHDVLYVCYNNEAYMNTGIQRSSATPFGAQTSTTPVGSVEFGKKQFPKDLTQIMAAHGIPYVAQASVHNWKDLNMKIEKALNIKGPKFINILAPCTLGWRYPAEKGIEIAKLAVETCVWPLYEVENGKYKINYKPREKKPVVEWLKIQGRFSHLFKPENQHLIDEIQKEVDKRWTRLLELASA from the coding sequence ATGGCTAACTTAAAAGAACTTTCACAAAGAGAGATAAAATTCACAGCTGGACATAGAGCATGTGCTGGATGTTTGCCAGCAGTCGCCTTACGGCAAGTAACACTTTCTATTAACTATCCTTGTGTTGTTGGATTTGCGACAGGCTGTATGGAAGTTGTTTCAACCATTTTCCCTTATACCGCATGGAATATCCCCTACATTCATGTTGCGTTTGAAAATGTTGCAGCCGTGATGAGCGGAGTTGAGTCGGCGTATAAATCTTTAAAGAAAAAAGGAAAGATAAATGAAGAGATAAAGTTTATTGCTTTCGGTGGTGATGGTGGAACATATGATATTGGATTCCAGGCTCTTTCAGGAATGGCTGAAAGAGGGCATGATGTCCTTTATGTTTGTTATAATAACGAAGCTTACATGAACACGGGAATTCAAAGGTCAAGCGCAACACCTTTCGGTGCTCAAACTTCAACAACGCCAGTTGGTTCAGTTGAATTTGGAAAAAAACAGTTTCCAAAGGATTTGACCCAAATAATGGCAGCACACGGAATCCCTTACGTTGCTCAAGCTTCCGTTCATAATTGGAAAGACTTAAATATGAAAATTGAGAAAGCATTGAATATCAAAGGACCAAAATTTATAAACATACTTGCACCTTGCACGCTTGGATGGAGATATCCAGCCGAGAAAGGAATTGAAATAGCAAAACTTGCTGTTGAAACATGCGTTTGGCCACTTTATGAGGTTGAAAATGGAAAGTATAAAATAAATTATAAACCAAGAGAGAAGAAACCAGTCGTTGAATGGCTTAAAATTCAAGGTAGATTTTCACATCTTTTCAAGCCGGAAAATCAACATCTCATAGATGAAATTCAGAAAGAAGTTGACAAAAGGTGGACACGCCTTCTTGAATTAGCCAGCGCATGA
- a CDS encoding pyruvate ferredoxin oxidoreductase alpha subunit, whose translation MKVMALTGNEAVAEAMRQINPDVVAAYPITPQTELMHRFTEFVADGLVDTEMVLVESEHSALSATVGASASGVRAMTATSSQGLALMWEILYIAAGLRLPIVMPVINRALSAPINIHGDHSDTMGARDSGWIQLFSENAQEAYDNTIIALRIAEHPDILLPVMVMMDGFIISHTMERVEVLDDDVVKSFIGEYNPKYKLLDVKNPVTMGPLDLQDYYFEHKRAQAEAMENAYKLIKEIDEEYYKISGRKYEYVEPYEIDDAEIVLISLGSTAGTIKEVVDELRLKGLKAGALKIRLYRPFPKEEIKELLSNALVVGVMDRAIAFGAPCGPVCLDVKATLQGTRLANLPIVNYIYGLGGRDITPKDIEKIFNELEKVKISGEVPNLPCYIGVRGEEDYTEQKMKFKIKN comes from the coding sequence ATGAAAGTAATGGCTTTGACCGGGAATGAAGCCGTTGCAGAAGCAATGAGACAAATTAACCCAGATGTTGTTGCAGCATATCCGATCACACCACAAACAGAACTGATGCATAGGTTTACAGAATTCGTCGCCGATGGACTTGTTGATACAGAAATGGTTCTTGTTGAATCTGAGCATAGCGCATTAAGTGCAACAGTTGGGGCAAGCGCATCTGGAGTAAGAGCGATGACAGCAACGAGTTCGCAAGGACTCGCTTTAATGTGGGAAATACTTTACATTGCAGCTGGATTGAGATTGCCAATTGTTATGCCTGTCATAAATAGAGCTCTAAGCGCACCTATAAACATTCACGGTGACCACTCCGATACTATGGGAGCAAGGGACTCGGGATGGATACAACTTTTCTCGGAAAATGCCCAGGAAGCATACGATAACACAATCATCGCATTAAGAATTGCAGAACATCCCGATATTCTCCTTCCAGTTATGGTAATGATGGACGGATTCATAATAAGCCACACCATGGAAAGAGTTGAAGTCCTTGATGATGATGTTGTTAAAAGTTTCATTGGTGAATATAACCCAAAATATAAACTTCTTGATGTTAAAAATCCTGTAACGATGGGTCCGCTTGATCTTCAAGATTACTATTTTGAGCACAAAAGAGCACAAGCAGAGGCGATGGAAAATGCTTACAAGCTCATAAAAGAAATTGACGAGGAATATTACAAAATCAGCGGAAGAAAATATGAATATGTTGAGCCGTATGAAATTGACGATGCAGAGATTGTTTTGATTTCACTTGGTTCAACTGCTGGAACGATAAAAGAGGTAGTTGATGAACTTAGACTAAAAGGCTTAAAAGCTGGTGCCTTAAAGATAAGGCTTTACAGACCATTTCCAAAGGAAGAGATAAAAGAGCTCCTCTCAAATGCGCTTGTGGTTGGAGTTATGGATAGAGCAATTGCTTTTGGGGCACCATGTGGACCAGTTTGCCTTGATGTTAAGGCAACTCTCCAAGGAACACGACTTGCTAATCTTCCCATCGTTAACTACATTTATGGACTTGGTGGAAGGGATATAACTCCAAAAGATATTGAAAAAATTTTCAATGAACTTGAAAAGGTCAAAATCTCAGGCGAGGTTCCCAATCTCCCATGTTATATTGGCGTCCGCGGTGAGGAAGATTATACAGAACAAAAAATGAAATTTAAAATTAAAAATTAA
- a CDS encoding pyruvate ferredoxin oxidoreductase, delta subunit: MSELKKWFELPVGAVIDEPGSAMKYKTGSWRTFKPVIDKSKCNDCLICWIYCPDNSIIVQDGKLIGFDYDHCKGCGICAEVCPDKSKAITMVLEHQ; this comes from the coding sequence ATGAGCGAACTAAAAAAATGGTTTGAACTCCCAGTCGGAGCTGTGATTGATGAGCCAGGAAGTGCTATGAAGTATAAAACTGGCTCTTGGAGAACATTTAAACCCGTCATTGATAAATCAAAGTGCAATGATTGTTTAATTTGCTGGATTTATTGCCCCGATAATTCAATAATTGTTCAAGATGGCAAACTTATCGGATTTGATTATGACCATTGCAAGGGTTGTGGGATTTGCGCTGAAGTTTGCCCGGATAAGAGCAAAGCAATAACAATGGTCCTTGAACATCAATAA
- a CDS encoding pyruvate ferredoxin oxidoreductase, gamma subunit, translating into MIEIRWHGRGGQGAKTAAMLFAETAIEEGKFAQGFPEYGPERMGAPVKGFTRIDNKPIRIHSGIENPQVVVVLDQTLLETIDVTEGMPDDGILIINTEKKPEQIRKQFGIKKGKIYTVNATKIALDTIGRPIPNTVMLGALIKVTNVLDLDTLLKNIVKKFSKKFSDKVVEGNVQAIKKAFEEVKGE; encoded by the coding sequence ATGATTGAAATCCGATGGCATGGTCGCGGAGGACAAGGAGCTAAAACAGCTGCGATGCTATTTGCAGAGACAGCAATTGAAGAGGGTAAATTTGCACAAGGTTTCCCTGAATATGGTCCTGAAAGGATGGGCGCACCAGTAAAAGGTTTCACAAGAATTGACAATAAACCTATAAGAATTCACAGCGGAATTGAAAATCCTCAAGTAGTGGTAGTCCTTGATCAAACGCTGCTTGAAACAATTGATGTAACAGAGGGAATGCCAGATGATGGAATTTTAATCATCAACACCGAAAAAAAACCTGAACAAATACGAAAACAGTTTGGAATAAAAAAGGGCAAAATATATACTGTAAATGCAACAAAAATAGCACTTGATACAATAGGAAGACCAATTCCAAATACTGTTATGCTTGGTGCGTTGATAAAAGTTACAAATGTTCTTGATCTGGATACACTTTTGAAGAATATAGTTAAAAAATTTTCTAAAAAATTCAGCGATAAAGTTGTTGAAGGCAATGTTCAAGCAATAAAAAAAGCATTTGAGGAGGTAAAAGGAGAATGA
- a CDS encoding Excinuclease ABC subunit C, translated as MGNELEIKIQNLPQLPGVYQFKDANGKVIYVGKAKNLRNRVRSYFAKSQPSNPKLSALVSKIRDIEVIVTPSEIEALILEANLIKKLKPRYNVSLKDDKSFPYIVVTNEPFPRVFSTRKIKMDGSKYFGPYTDAYSLKQTLKLIREIFMVRSCKYYIDDDVIQKKKIKVCLDYHIKKCGGPCEGLVSKEEYNKMIEQVIQLLNGKIDKLVESLKAQMEKLAEELKFEEAAILRDKIKALEIYTAKQSIVSIEPIDRDIFAIAYEDEDACGVLFKIRDGKLIGSQQFFMTGVAYKEEKEIIETLITQYYLNSEYIPAEILIPTQIDNSTSIEMWLSERKNSNVKIKTPENEDESRLVSMCRINAKYHLDEYKIQKMKAKEEFAPNLLKTLQKELHLDRLPRKIECFDISNIQGSDIVASVVVFENGKPKKSEYRKFKIRSVSGKPDDFASMEEAIERRYSRLLNEGGKMPDLIVIDGGKGQLSSAIKSLEKLGIKNQPIIAIAKKFEEIYFPNIDFPQSLPKSSPALHLLQRIRNEAHRFAITFHREVRAKRILSTQLLGVKGIGEKRAKLLLSKFGSIEGIKQAPIEELEKIVGKNIARNLKEFLSKE; from the coding sequence ATGGGGAATGAACTTGAAATAAAAATCCAAAATTTACCACAACTCCCAGGCGTTTATCAATTCAAAGATGCAAACGGAAAAGTAATTTATGTTGGTAAGGCAAAAAATTTAAGAAATAGGGTAAGAAGTTATTTTGCCAAATCTCAACCCTCAAACCCCAAACTTTCAGCCCTCGTCTCAAAAATTCGTGATATTGAGGTCATAGTTACTCCCTCTGAAATTGAAGCACTCATCCTTGAAGCAAATCTTATAAAAAAACTCAAACCACGATACAATGTAAGCTTAAAAGATGATAAAAGTTTTCCATATATCGTCGTCACAAATGAGCCGTTTCCTCGTGTTTTCTCAACAAGGAAAATCAAAATGGACGGCTCTAAATACTTCGGTCCATACACAGACGCCTATTCACTCAAACAAACTCTTAAGTTAATACGAGAGATCTTCATGGTTAGAAGTTGTAAGTATTACATTGATGATGATGTGATTCAAAAAAAGAAAATCAAAGTATGTCTTGATTATCACATAAAAAAGTGCGGTGGTCCTTGCGAGGGACTCGTTTCAAAAGAAGAATATAATAAAATGATTGAACAGGTTATCCAACTTCTAAATGGAAAAATTGATAAACTTGTTGAATCGTTAAAAGCACAGATGGAAAAACTTGCGGAGGAACTAAAATTTGAAGAAGCAGCAATTTTAAGGGATAAAATTAAAGCGCTTGAAATTTACACAGCAAAACAAAGCATTGTGAGCATTGAACCAATTGATAGAGATATTTTTGCAATTGCATACGAAGATGAAGACGCCTGTGGTGTTTTATTCAAAATAAGGGATGGAAAACTTATAGGAAGTCAGCAATTTTTTATGACAGGGGTCGCATATAAAGAAGAAAAAGAGATAATTGAAACTCTAATAACTCAATACTATTTAAACTCGGAATATATCCCAGCCGAGATTTTAATCCCAACGCAAATTGATAATTCAACTTCAATTGAGATGTGGCTTTCGGAAAGAAAAAATTCAAATGTTAAAATAAAAACTCCTGAAAACGAGGATGAATCTCGCCTTGTATCCATGTGCAGAATAAATGCGAAATATCACCTTGATGAATACAAAATCCAAAAAATGAAAGCAAAGGAAGAATTTGCACCTAATCTTCTAAAAACATTGCAGAAAGAATTGCATCTTGATAGATTACCAAGAAAAATTGAATGTTTTGACATCTCAAACATTCAGGGCTCAGATATCGTTGCATCTGTTGTCGTTTTTGAAAACGGTAAACCAAAGAAAAGCGAATACAGAAAATTTAAAATTAGGAGTGTCTCTGGAAAACCTGATGACTTTGCAAGCATGGAGGAAGCCATTGAGAGACGATACTCACGACTTTTAAACGAGGGTGGAAAAATGCCAGACCTTATTGTAATAGATGGCGGAAAAGGTCAATTGTCCTCAGCTATAAAATCGCTTGAGAAACTCGGAATTAAAAATCAGCCGATAATAGCAATTGCAAAAAAATTTGAGGAAATTTACTTTCCAAACATTGACTTCCCACAGTCTTTACCAAAATCATCACCCGCACTTCATCTGCTACAAAGAATTAGAAACGAAGCGCATCGCTTCGCAATCACATTCCATCGTGAGGTCAGAGCAAAACGTATCCTTTCAACCCAACTTCTTGGAGTGAAAGGAATTGGAGAAAAGAGGGCAAAACTTTTACTTTCAAAATTTGGCTCAATTGAGGGAATTAAACAAGCACCAATTGAAGAACTTGAGAAAATAGTTGGCAAAAACATCGCAAGGAATTTGAAGGAATTCCTATCAAAAGAATAA
- a CDS encoding methylmalonyl-CoA epimerase has protein sequence MFKKISHIAIAVRNLEEAIETFLKLTGAENYHIETVEDQKVRVAVLKVGESRIELTEPTSPDSPVAKFIEKRGEGIHHIAFEVEDIEKEIERAKINNFQLIDTRPKLGANNCLIAFIHPKSVNGVLVELTQEKTKDKINDGE, from the coding sequence ATGTTTAAAAAAATATCACACATTGCCATTGCTGTAAGAAATCTTGAAGAGGCGATAGAAACATTTTTAAAACTCACGGGCGCCGAAAATTACCATATAGAAACAGTTGAAGATCAAAAAGTTCGGGTTGCGGTTTTGAAAGTTGGTGAATCAAGAATTGAGCTTACAGAGCCAACATCACCTGATTCCCCAGTCGCAAAGTTTATTGAAAAAAGAGGTGAGGGAATTCACCACATAGCTTTTGAAGTTGAAGATATTGAAAAAGAAATTGAACGAGCAAAAATTAACAATTTTCAGCTTATTGACACAAGACCAAAACTTGGCGCAAATAATTGCTTGATTGCTTTTATTCATCCGAAATCTGTTAACGGCGTCCTCGTTGAATTAACACAAGAGAAGACAAAAGATAAAATAAACGATGGGGAATGA
- a CDS encoding putative hemolysin, whose amino-acid sequence MFYDVFVFLVIILTLLILSGLVSASEVSLFSLPSETLERFSKSKIRTHKLIAKILEHPQRLLITILISNNFINVGIALLSTLSALRLSYAININPEYAVSISIIVVTVLVLLFSEIIPKLISSQNPEKVALVVSPLINFFSIILYPIVELFLIITNSFKKRIPISKADLLIEEIKPLIELGGRYGVIRKEEEEIIKNLLQFPNKTVKDVMTSRVDMVAIELNTELKQIIKTIKESGFSRLPVYQEQIDNIVGILYAKDIIQFIRNKTARKKFDIKKILKEPIFVPETMKLETLLQEFKQKKMHIAIVVDEFGGTAGLVTLQDIITEIFGEIEREEAEEKTFEKINDDEFLVDAGITIEEVNELLGINLKTTKSDYDTIGGFILDITGKIPKEKDVINYENLRFTIEKVENRRIKKIRVEKLKSQEDV is encoded by the coding sequence ATGTTTTATGACGTGTTTGTTTTTCTGGTTATCATTTTAACCCTGCTGATACTCTCCGGGCTCGTCTCAGCTTCGGAAGTTTCACTTTTCTCCCTTCCCTCTGAAACTTTGGAAAGATTTTCAAAGAGTAAAATAAGAACACACAAACTTATCGCAAAAATCCTTGAGCATCCTCAAAGATTGCTCATAACAATCCTGATCTCAAATAACTTTATAAATGTCGGCATTGCTCTTCTCTCAACGCTTTCCGCCTTGAGGTTAAGCTACGCAATTAACATAAATCCAGAATATGCTGTTTCAATAAGCATAATAGTTGTAACCGTCCTTGTCCTCTTATTTAGTGAAATTATCCCAAAATTGATTTCCTCTCAAAACCCAGAAAAAGTCGCTCTTGTCGTTTCCCCACTGATAAATTTTTTCTCAATAATTCTCTACCCGATTGTTGAACTTTTTCTAATAATTACAAACTCATTCAAAAAAAGAATCCCGATTTCAAAAGCAGATCTTTTGATTGAAGAAATAAAGCCACTGATTGAGCTCGGGGGAAGATATGGTGTTATCAGAAAAGAAGAGGAAGAGATAATTAAAAACCTACTTCAATTCCCCAATAAAACTGTCAAAGATGTGATGACCTCGCGGGTTGATATGGTTGCAATTGAGCTTAACACTGAGCTAAAACAAATAATCAAAACAATAAAGGAATCTGGTTTCTCAAGACTTCCAGTGTATCAAGAACAAATTGATAACATCGTTGGAATTTTATACGCAAAGGACATAATTCAATTCATCAGGAACAAAACTGCAAGAAAAAAATTTGATATTAAAAAAATTTTAAAAGAGCCAATTTTCGTCCCAGAAACAATGAAACTTGAAACATTGCTTCAAGAGTTTAAACAAAAAAAGATGCATATCGCAATCGTCGTTGATGAATTCGGTGGGACAGCTGGACTTGTAACACTACAAGATATAATAACCGAAATTTTCGGCGAAATAGAAAGAGAAGAAGCAGAAGAAAAAACCTTTGAAAAAATAAACGATGATGAGTTCCTTGTTGACGCTGGAATTACAATTGAAGAAGTTAATGAATTGCTCGGAATAAACTTAAAAACAACGAAGAGCGATTATGATACCATCGGTGGTTTTATACTTGATATAACCGGGAAGATTCCAAAGGAAAAAGATGTTATAAATTATGAAAACTTACGATTCACAATTGAAAAGGTTGAAAACAGAAGAATTAAAAAAATAAGAGTTGAAAAACTAAAAAGTCAGGAAGATGTTTAA
- a CDS encoding single-strand binding protein — protein sequence MARSLNKVMLIGHVGADPELRYTPSGVPVATFRIATNETWRDAEGNMQERTEWHTIVVWRKLAELTNELLKKGSRVYVEGRLQTRTYEDKNGIRRTVTEIVADDIILLEARTAPSELSTQLQQKTAPVEPTDEITTPDIAEIETSEEEIKNPEIPPEISDQSTPEKTKDDELPF from the coding sequence ATGGCACGCAGTTTAAACAAAGTTATGTTAATTGGTCATGTTGGCGCTGATCCTGAATTAAGATACACCCCAAGCGGTGTCCCAGTTGCCACATTTAGAATTGCAACAAATGAAACATGGCGTGATGCCGAAGGGAATATGCAGGAAAGAACGGAATGGCATACAATCGTTGTGTGGAGAAAACTTGCAGAGCTGACAAATGAGTTGCTCAAAAAGGGAAGTAGAGTTTATGTTGAGGGTCGGCTTCAAACCAGAACTTATGAAGATAAAAACGGAATTAGAAGAACTGTTACGGAAATCGTCGCAGATGATATAATTCTGCTTGAAGCAAGGACAGCACCATCTGAATTATCCACTCAACTTCAGCAAAAAACAGCACCAGTTGAACCAACAGATGAAATAACAACACCTGATATCGCTGAAATTGAAACATCCGAAGAAGAGATTAAAAATCCCGAGATTCCTCCTGAAATTTCAGATCAATCAACCCCTGAAAAAACTAAAGATGATGAATTGCCATTTTAA